A part of Terriglobales bacterium genomic DNA contains:
- a CDS encoding NAD-dependent epimerase/dehydratase family protein: MSAKKILITGGAGFVGSHLADALLEAGHEVRVFDSLSPQVHGNGAPDYLSPEVELMAGDMRDAAAVRRAIDNVDVVFHLAAAVGVGQSMYQIADYMSANTQGTAILLQALLDSKNRIEKLVLASSMSIYGEGQYLCANCGDVAPAPRGSDQLLTKRWEVLCPKCGVELTPAPTTEAKPLQCTSVYALSKKDQEELCLLYGRTYDLPVVALRYFNIYGTRQALSNPYTGVAAIFASRLLNRHAPLVFEDGRQMRDFVSVHDVVAANMLAMTSDKANGHALNVGSGMPVSIQEVADSLSRALKVDMPCEITGKYRAGDIRHCFGDVSKARELLGYEPKVNFDQGIKEMVDWLREQTADDKAEKMVAELQTFGLTA; this comes from the coding sequence ATGAGCGCAAAGAAAATTCTGATCACAGGTGGTGCTGGATTCGTAGGTTCGCACCTGGCCGATGCCCTGCTTGAAGCCGGACACGAGGTTCGCGTTTTCGACAGCCTCTCCCCGCAGGTACACGGGAACGGAGCCCCGGATTATCTCTCTCCCGAAGTGGAACTCATGGCGGGAGACATGCGCGATGCTGCTGCGGTTCGGAGAGCGATCGACAACGTAGACGTGGTCTTCCATCTCGCCGCTGCCGTGGGCGTAGGCCAGTCGATGTATCAGATCGCCGACTACATGTCGGCGAACACCCAGGGCACAGCGATTCTGCTGCAAGCGCTGCTCGATAGCAAAAACCGGATCGAGAAGCTGGTGCTGGCGTCGTCGATGTCTATTTATGGAGAAGGCCAGTATCTCTGCGCCAACTGCGGAGATGTCGCGCCTGCTCCGCGGGGATCCGATCAATTGCTGACCAAGCGCTGGGAGGTGCTTTGCCCAAAGTGTGGCGTCGAGCTTACGCCTGCTCCAACCACAGAAGCCAAGCCGCTGCAGTGTACTTCGGTGTACGCGCTCTCGAAGAAAGATCAGGAAGAGCTTTGCTTGCTCTACGGCCGGACCTACGATCTGCCGGTCGTGGCACTGCGTTATTTCAACATCTATGGCACACGGCAGGCTCTGTCGAATCCATATACAGGCGTGGCGGCGATCTTTGCCTCGCGTCTACTCAACCGCCATGCGCCGCTAGTGTTCGAAGATGGCCGCCAGATGCGCGACTTCGTCAGCGTCCACGATGTAGTCGCAGCCAATATGCTGGCGATGACTTCCGACAAGGCTAACGGACACGCTCTGAATGTAGGTTCCGGAATGCCGGTTTCCATTCAGGAGGTTGCGGATTCGCTCTCACGTGCGCTCAAGGTTGATATGCCCTGCGAGATCACCGGTAAATATCGTGCCGGAGACATTCGCCACTGCTTCGGCGACGTGAGCAAGGCGCGTGAGTTGCTCGGCTACGAGCCGAAGGTCAACTTCGATCAGGGCATCAAGGAAATGGTGGATTGGCTGCGCGAACAGACCGCGGACGATAAAGCGGAAAAGATGGTTGCGGAACTGCAGACATTTGGGCTCACGGCTTAA
- a CDS encoding sigma-54 dependent transcriptional regulator, whose amino-acid sequence MADPSPFGSSLNSLNPSDLLVADAESSSLELCREVLTDVRLTIREALDADTVMDALESGLVDILLLSQELPGAQDLELLRHTHYWYPETQVVMISDAPSYAAAVRAAKTGAFDYLAKPLDPLALRHTIERAMEQYRIEAGQHSIMRESPDADGAYGIVGKTPAMMKLYKLIGKIAGNIHPVLILGESGTGKELVARAIHYSGPRHGCPFVPVDCGTLVSTLMESELFGHERGAFTGAERSKDGLLKIAEGGTVFLDEIGELPLELQAKLLRALQEKEIRPVGSNRRIRIDVRVIAATNRKLEEDVKDGRFRKDLYFRLNVVTLKLSPLRQRMDDLDDLIDTFLDRIARTTGQPRKEISREALRLLKSYSWPGNVRELENFVERAVALSSGKMLEPIDFPTQISARLNASRPPSEEPLRRIGRVVPIAEVERHAILNAVAEAKGDKLLAAQMLGIGKTTLYRRLREYERKKQDATTSNASPA is encoded by the coding sequence ATGGCTGATCCGTCGCCTTTCGGCTCTTCTCTCAACTCGCTGAATCCTTCCGATCTTCTCGTTGCGGATGCAGAGTCCTCTTCTCTCGAACTCTGCCGGGAAGTTCTTACAGATGTAAGGCTCACGATCCGCGAGGCGCTCGATGCCGACACGGTGATGGACGCGCTCGAGTCGGGGCTGGTCGATATTCTCCTTCTTAGCCAGGAGCTTCCCGGAGCTCAGGACCTGGAGCTTCTCCGCCACACTCACTACTGGTATCCAGAAACGCAGGTCGTCATGATTTCCGACGCCCCCAGTTATGCTGCGGCGGTGCGGGCAGCCAAAACCGGCGCCTTCGATTATCTTGCAAAGCCATTGGACCCCTTGGCTTTGCGGCATACAATCGAGCGCGCGATGGAACAGTACCGCATTGAAGCAGGCCAGCACAGCATTATGCGTGAGTCGCCGGATGCCGACGGAGCCTATGGCATCGTGGGTAAGACGCCTGCGATGATGAAGCTCTACAAGCTAATCGGTAAGATCGCCGGCAACATCCATCCTGTGCTGATCCTGGGCGAGAGCGGCACGGGAAAGGAACTGGTTGCCCGCGCCATCCACTACAGCGGGCCACGCCACGGTTGTCCATTTGTCCCCGTGGACTGCGGCACTCTGGTTTCCACGCTGATGGAAAGCGAGCTCTTTGGTCACGAGCGCGGAGCGTTTACCGGAGCCGAGCGCTCCAAAGACGGCCTTCTGAAGATTGCTGAAGGTGGAACCGTCTTCCTCGACGAAATCGGAGAACTCCCACTAGAACTCCAGGCAAAGCTCCTCCGAGCACTCCAGGAGAAGGAGATTCGTCCGGTGGGAAGCAACCGGCGCATCCGCATCGACGTGCGAGTGATTGCCGCGACAAACCGAAAGCTGGAGGAAGATGTAAAAGACGGCCGCTTCCGTAAGGACCTTTATTTCCGCCTGAACGTGGTTACGCTGAAGCTCTCTCCACTCCGCCAGCGCATGGATGATCTTGATGATCTCATCGATACCTTTCTTGACAGGATCGCCAGGACCACTGGTCAGCCGCGAAAGGAAATCTCTCGGGAGGCTCTGCGTCTGTTGAAGAGCTACTCCTGGCCAGGGAACGTGCGAGAGTTGGAGAATTTTGTCGAGCGGGCGGTCGCTCTCAGTAGCGGAAAGATGCTGGAGCCTATAGATTTCCCCACCCAGATCAGCGCGCGACTGAATGCCTCGCGTCCTCCGAGCGAAGAGCCGCTGCGTCGGATCGGCAGAGTGGTGCCCATCGCAGAAGTCGAGCGCCACGCCATCCTTAACGCAGTAGCTGAAGCCAAGGGCGACAAACTCTTGGCGGCTCAGATGCTCGGAATCGGGAAGACCACCCTGTATCGCCGTTTGCGTGAATACGAGCGCAAGAAACAAGATGCCACAACCTCGAATGCCTCTCCTGCATGA
- a CDS encoding GDP-mannose 4,6-dehydratase produces MNRDENRSALIFGGAGFIGANLARHLLVDTEARVHIFDNLSRKGVQHNLEQLKKAAGKSGRLRVTIGDVRDANAVQRAARDASEIYHFAAQVAVTTSVADPRCDFETNCIGSFNVLEAARLSGNRPFVLFTSTNKVYGEMLDEPLTSSVSRYGYAGRKAVSEDQQLDFHSPYGCSKGAADQYVREYSRMYGLPTVVFRMSCIAGEMQYGNEDQGWVAHFLYTTLRGAPLVIYGDGRQVRDVLYVGDLVRAFDAVRSSLQKTAGQIYNVGGGPDNTVSLVELIDQISAMTGKRLRYSHERRRPGDQLIYVSDYSKLTQHTGWKPKASVRETLQAIYNFWREHPEIFGEAPAARELEAPLAAGLGLLERTA; encoded by the coding sequence GTGAATCGAGACGAAAACCGGTCAGCGCTGATCTTTGGCGGAGCCGGATTTATTGGCGCGAACCTGGCGCGTCATCTACTGGTCGATACAGAGGCTCGCGTCCATATCTTTGACAATCTCTCGCGTAAAGGCGTGCAGCACAATCTGGAACAGCTTAAGAAAGCTGCCGGGAAATCCGGCAGATTGCGCGTGACCATCGGAGACGTTCGCGATGCCAATGCGGTTCAACGCGCAGCTCGCGATGCAAGCGAGATTTACCATTTCGCAGCGCAGGTCGCCGTCACTACTTCTGTGGCTGATCCTCGATGCGATTTTGAGACGAACTGCATTGGAAGTTTCAATGTTCTTGAGGCAGCCCGACTGTCCGGCAACCGGCCTTTTGTTCTGTTCACCTCCACCAACAAAGTCTACGGCGAGATGCTCGACGAGCCGCTGACGAGCAGTGTGAGCCGGTACGGCTATGCCGGGCGGAAAGCCGTCTCCGAGGATCAGCAGCTCGATTTCCATTCGCCGTACGGCTGCTCAAAAGGTGCTGCTGACCAGTACGTTCGCGAGTACTCGCGGATGTACGGCCTGCCCACCGTTGTCTTCCGCATGTCATGCATCGCCGGCGAAATGCAGTATGGGAACGAGGACCAAGGCTGGGTAGCGCATTTCCTGTACACCACATTGCGCGGCGCGCCGCTCGTGATCTACGGCGACGGCCGCCAAGTACGCGATGTTCTCTATGTAGGCGATCTGGTACGCGCGTTCGATGCTGTTCGCTCCTCGCTACAGAAAACAGCCGGCCAGATCTACAACGTTGGCGGCGGACCTGACAACACAGTTTCTCTCGTCGAATTGATCGATCAGATTTCGGCGATGACGGGCAAGCGACTGCGCTACTCGCACGAGCGGCGTCGGCCTGGCGATCAGCTCATTTACGTGAGCGATTACTCGAAGCTCACGCAGCACACCGGCTGGAAACCGAAGGCGTCCGTGCGAGAGACGCTGCAGGCCATTTACAACTTCTGGCGCGAGCATCCGGAGATCTTCGGCGAGGCTCCCGCTGCTCGAGAACTGGAAGCTCCTCTGGCGGCAGGCTTGGGACTGCTCGAGAGGACGGCGTAA
- a CDS encoding beta-xylosidase → MVEAVMLWNEPNNLSHWDFKIDTDWKMFAEMAIIAAKAIRRVNPDLPIVLGGISPIDPHFIQLLGTHGVLDAVDVVALHGFPLDWNHWNVNEWPAKLDEIRAVTKLPIWISEVGASSFGAEEVQLFGLQRMAELLRGRVDRIHWYSLYDLPASWTATTRHKEAEGSSYYRHYYMGLLREDGTPKLAAEHFPDGLGICQWFHYEDHRLDPAVEWLHRLGVRYLRTGVSWADSYRENAEAWFDRQMGALEDFEVTMTLCFTPEHLGVAPHYTSPPKDPNTFAEFAEWAVTRYAARKQGDKADAAYASEPVTR, encoded by the coding sequence ATGGTTGAAGCGGTAATGCTCTGGAATGAGCCAAACAATCTTTCCCACTGGGACTTCAAAATCGACACCGACTGGAAGATGTTTGCCGAGATGGCGATCATTGCCGCCAAAGCGATCCGCCGGGTGAATCCGGACTTGCCGATTGTGCTCGGCGGAATCTCTCCGATCGACCCACATTTCATTCAGCTGCTGGGAACGCATGGCGTTCTCGATGCGGTTGATGTCGTCGCGCTTCACGGCTTTCCTCTCGATTGGAATCACTGGAACGTAAACGAGTGGCCGGCGAAGCTGGATGAAATCCGCGCCGTGACCAAGCTGCCCATCTGGATCTCGGAGGTCGGCGCATCGTCGTTCGGAGCTGAAGAGGTCCAACTCTTTGGCCTGCAGCGCATGGCAGAGCTTCTGAGAGGACGTGTAGATCGAATCCATTGGTATAGCCTCTACGATCTGCCAGCCTCTTGGACCGCAACCACTCGCCACAAAGAAGCCGAAGGCAGCTCGTACTATCGCCACTACTACATGGGGCTGCTGCGCGAAGACGGCACGCCCAAGCTGGCTGCCGAACATTTTCCCGACGGCCTCGGGATTTGTCAGTGGTTTCACTACGAAGACCACCGCCTTGATCCAGCGGTCGAGTGGCTCCATCGGCTAGGCGTGCGCTATTTGCGCACAGGCGTGAGCTGGGCAGACAGCTATCGTGAGAACGCCGAAGCGTGGTTCGATCGCCAGATGGGTGCCCTTGAGGACTTTGAAGTAACTATGACGCTTTGTTTCACGCCGGAGCATCTGGGCGTAGCTCCGCATTACACCAGTCCGCCGAAGGACCCAAACACGTTTGCGGAGTTCGCCGAGTGGGCGGTCACGCGGTATGCGGCGCGAAAGCAGGGAGATAAGGCGGATGCAGCTTACGCATCCGAACCTGTAACCAGATAA
- a CDS encoding TIGR04290 family methyltransferase, with amino-acid sequence MQAEQNRQLVIDIQPEAESSEIQQHGNLWDESAASELAQRINSLGDWFHNININGVWTAPNHFLGDFPNVKWKHICKAFPEDMQGASVLDIGCNGGFYSIALKKRGAGRVLGVDVDDRYLNQARFAAETLRLEIEFEKRSVYDVDQIEGQFDYVLFLGVFYHLRYPLYALDKIIKKVRGRLFFQSMMRGSQEERQWNEDYQFWDMHPFKDPDFPCMYFIEHSYASDPTNWWIPNRGAVEGMLRSSGLEIVAHPEAETYVCEPRRVQRDGKYIFDLELSGTL; translated from the coding sequence GTGCAGGCAGAGCAAAACCGCCAGCTAGTTATCGACATCCAGCCAGAAGCAGAATCCAGCGAAATCCAGCAACACGGAAACCTTTGGGACGAGAGCGCCGCATCGGAGTTGGCCCAGCGCATCAACTCGCTCGGGGATTGGTTTCATAACATCAACATTAATGGTGTCTGGACGGCGCCGAACCACTTCTTGGGCGATTTCCCTAATGTGAAGTGGAAACACATCTGCAAAGCGTTTCCCGAGGATATGCAGGGAGCGTCGGTACTCGACATCGGCTGCAATGGCGGCTTTTACTCGATCGCCCTCAAGAAAAGAGGTGCTGGGCGTGTGCTCGGCGTCGATGTCGATGATCGTTATTTAAACCAAGCTCGTTTCGCGGCGGAGACCCTCAGGCTGGAAATCGAATTCGAGAAACGCTCGGTATACGACGTCGATCAGATCGAGGGCCAGTTCGACTACGTTCTCTTCCTGGGCGTCTTTTACCATCTCCGCTATCCGCTCTATGCACTGGACAAGATCATCAAGAAAGTCCGAGGGAGGCTGTTCTTCCAGAGCATGATGCGCGGTTCTCAGGAGGAGCGGCAGTGGAACGAGGATTACCAGTTCTGGGACATGCACCCGTTCAAAGATCCGGATTTCCCATGCATGTACTTCATCGAGCACAGCTATGCGAGTGATCCCACGAACTGGTGGATCCCTAATCGCGGAGCGGTGGAAGGCATGCTGCGCAGCTCGGGGCTGGAGATCGTAGCCCATCCCGAGGCAGAAACATACGTGTGCGAGCCGCGGCGCGTGCAGCGCGACGGCAAGTACATTTTCGATTTAGAACTTTCAGGAACGCTGTAG
- a CDS encoding TIGR04295 family B12-binding domain-containing radical SAM protein, which produces MKYAFVNPNWNFTGSTYFGCTDPHYPLELLFACQQVQQGGDEPFLVDAQVENLSTNEVAPKIRDFNPDFLIVPTAPSYLFWRCPPPELRVPKEWFQALRGWGTQVAIGPHPSATPAATIRKTGCDIAMRGEPDQTIPQLGRTPWLDIAGCCWRDDKGEHISAQLGVTDMKALGALDFHNYPVELHRHRHHVFSGEGHGAELEFARGCPWACTFCNKTLFRNKFRERSVEDLLSEIDALIARGVDYIYFIDEIFGVGKNVLRLLEGIAERPLKIGFQTRIDLWNEETLGLLGRAHCISMECGIESITEEGREELNKNCRIDTQRIGELLIYARQRIPWVQANLILTEKDDKAEIRRWQENLKAHGVWVSEPVPMFPFPGSPLYVQTFGEAPDDTAWERAHHFYTSLFKDKGYSDIQEQQPA; this is translated from the coding sequence ATGAAGTACGCATTTGTAAACCCGAATTGGAACTTCACGGGATCGACCTACTTCGGCTGCACCGACCCGCACTATCCGCTGGAACTGCTGTTTGCTTGCCAGCAAGTGCAGCAGGGCGGAGATGAGCCTTTCCTTGTTGATGCTCAGGTGGAGAACTTGAGCACGAATGAGGTTGCGCCGAAGATTCGGGACTTCAATCCGGATTTTCTCATCGTTCCTACTGCTCCTTCGTACCTCTTCTGGCGGTGTCCGCCTCCAGAGCTCCGAGTTCCGAAAGAATGGTTCCAGGCGCTACGAGGATGGGGAACGCAAGTCGCGATTGGACCGCATCCGTCTGCTACACCTGCTGCCACTATCCGCAAAACCGGCTGTGACATCGCCATGCGCGGTGAGCCTGATCAGACAATTCCGCAATTGGGAAGAACGCCGTGGCTGGATATCGCCGGCTGCTGCTGGCGCGACGACAAAGGCGAGCACATCAGTGCCCAGCTTGGCGTCACCGATATGAAAGCGCTTGGCGCGCTCGACTTCCATAACTATCCGGTCGAGCTGCACCGGCATCGTCATCACGTGTTCAGCGGCGAGGGTCATGGCGCGGAACTCGAGTTCGCGCGCGGATGTCCGTGGGCCTGCACCTTCTGCAACAAGACACTGTTTCGCAATAAATTCCGCGAGCGCAGTGTCGAAGATCTTCTCTCAGAAATCGACGCGCTGATCGCGCGCGGAGTCGATTACATCTACTTCATCGACGAGATCTTCGGCGTGGGCAAGAACGTGCTGCGGCTGCTCGAAGGGATCGCGGAGCGGCCATTGAAGATCGGTTTCCAAACGCGCATCGATTTGTGGAATGAAGAAACGCTGGGTCTGCTCGGCCGCGCGCATTGCATTTCCATGGAGTGCGGCATCGAGTCGATTACGGAAGAAGGACGCGAAGAGCTGAACAAGAACTGCCGTATCGACACTCAGCGAATCGGCGAACTGCTGATCTACGCGCGGCAAAGAATTCCCTGGGTACAGGCGAATCTCATCCTGACCGAAAAGGATGACAAAGCCGAGATCCGTCGTTGGCAGGAGAATCTCAAAGCTCACGGCGTCTGGGTGAGCGAGCCGGTTCCCATGTTTCCCTTTCCGGGAAGCCCGCTGTACGTGCAGACCTTCGGCGAGGCGCCAGACGATACTGCTTGGGAACGCGCGCACCACTTCTATACTTCTCTGTTCAAGGACAAAGGCTACAGCGACATTCAGGAGCAACAGCCTGC